The following are from one region of the Clostridiales bacterium genome:
- the rpsP gene encoding 30S ribosomal protein S16, translated as MSVKIRLKRLGARKAPFYRIVVADSRSPRDGRFIEEIGYYNPISEPTVVNINEEKALKWLNTGAQPSDAVKTLFNKAGIMDKFSAKNK; from the coding sequence ATGTCGGTAAAAATAAGGCTTAAAAGGTTAGGAGCCAGGAAGGCCCCTTTCTATAGAATCGTAGTTGCAGATTCCAGGTCACCGAGAGATGGAAGGTTTATTGAAGAAATAGGATATTATAATCCGATTTCAGAACCAACCGTAGTGAATATAAATGAAGAAAAAGCTCTTAAGTGGCTGAATACAGGAGCACAGCCGTCAGATGCCGTAAAGACTTTATTTAACAAAGCAGGAATAATGGATAAATTCAGTGCTAAGAATAAATAA
- the rimM gene encoding ribosome maturation factor RimM (Essential for efficient processing of 16S rRNA): MEVKYLRIGKIINTHGIKGELKVLPLTDNIKRFSDLSYVLLDDEKLYRYEVEYVNYFKGTVLLKLKGIDNVDDALKIKGYYILIERKDAIKLPEGSYFICDIIGLDVQDINKGYMGKISDVISTGSNDVYVIKQYKTNKEILIPALKSVVKDIDIKSGKMVIDMPEGIL; encoded by the coding sequence ATGGAAGTTAAATATTTAAGGATTGGTAAAATAATAAATACTCATGGAATAAAGGGGGAACTCAAGGTATTGCCCCTAACCGACAATATTAAGAGATTCAGCGACCTTTCATATGTGCTTTTGGATGATGAAAAGCTCTATAGATATGAAGTTGAATATGTTAATTATTTTAAGGGCACAGTACTATTAAAACTCAAAGGCATAGATAATGTCGATGATGCGTTGAAGATAAAAGGATATTATATACTTATTGAAAGGAAAGATGCTATAAAACTTCCTGAAGGAAGCTATTTTATATGCGATATAATAGGTCTGGATGTGCAGGACATAAACAAGGGTTATATGGGTAAGATTTCAGATGTCATAAGCACCGGAAGCAACGATGTATATGTGATAAAACAGTATAAAACCAATAAAGAAATACTTATACCTGCTCTTAAAAGCGTGGTAAAGGATATAGATATTAAAAGCGGTAAAATGGTTATCGACATGCCGGAGGGGATATTGTAA
- a CDS encoding KH domain-containing protein, with product MRELVMIIAKALVDDPDAVQVNEISGEQSVILELKVAPEDMGKVIGKQGRIARAIRTVVKAAATKENKRVVVEII from the coding sequence TTGAGAGAATTAGTTATGATAATTGCAAAAGCTCTTGTTGACGATCCTGATGCGGTTCAGGTAAATGAAATATCTGGAGAACAATCCGTTATACTTGAACTTAAGGTTGCTCCTGAAGATATGGGCAAAGTTATCGGAAAACAAGGAAGGATTGCAAGAGCTATCAGAACTGTCGTCAAAGCCGCCGCAACCAAGGAAAACAAGAGAGTCGTCGTAGAAATTATTTGA
- a CDS encoding putative DNA-binding protein, whose translation MVEKFFEVNMLYDFYGQLLTDKQKNIIELYYNNNLSLGEISEIINISRQGVFDLLKRSEKQLYYYESKLKLVKKFMDYRKKLSKVYSLMDNKKNDADIDKAKALLNEIIKNDL comes from the coding sequence ATGGTTGAAAAATTTTTTGAAGTAAATATGTTATATGATTTTTATGGCCAGTTGCTTACAGACAAGCAAAAAAATATTATTGAGCTGTATTATAACAACAACCTGTCGCTCGGTGAGATATCGGAAATCATAAATATATCGAGGCAGGGAGTATTTGATTTATTGAAGCGCAGCGAGAAGCAGCTTTATTATTATGAAAGCAAATTAAAGCTTGTGAAAAAATTCATGGACTATAGAAAAAAATTAAGCAAAGTTTATTCTTTGATGGATAATAAGAAAAATGATGCCGATATTGATAAAGCGAAAGCGTTATTAAATGAAATAATCAAAAATGATTTGTAG
- the ffh gene encoding signal recognition particle protein: protein MAFESLTEKLQQTFKKLKGKGKLNEKDVKDAMREVKLALLEADVNYKVVRDLINNISKRAVGSEVMESLTPGQQVIKIVNDELVALLGSDESHIDFSETPPTKIMLVGLQGAGKTTVAGKLGQYLAKHGKNPLLVACDIYRPAAIKQLQVVGSKANVPVFAMGDKSNPADIAKASLSFAEKNKNDTVIIDTAGRLHIDDEMMSELIDIKARIKPDEILLAIDSMTGQDAVNVAESFDSKLNITGIILTKLDGDSRGGAALSVRAVTGKPIKFASVGEKLTDIEAFHPDRMASRVLGMGDVLSLIEKAQESIDEKTAQELSNKMMKRGFTFDDFLSQMQQIKKMGSINDLVSLIPGIDKSAMKNVKIDEKDMAHVEAIIKSMTKEERGNPSLLKSGSRRKRIARGSGTKIQDVNKVIKQFEEGQKMMKQMSSIIKNPKRGKFKLPF from the coding sequence ATGGCCTTTGAAAGTCTGACTGAAAAACTTCAGCAAACATTCAAAAAGTTAAAGGGAAAGGGAAAACTTAACGAAAAAGATGTAAAAGATGCCATGAGGGAAGTTAAGCTTGCCCTTCTGGAGGCAGATGTCAATTATAAGGTTGTCAGGGACCTCATAAATAATATAAGCAAAAGGGCCGTAGGCTCCGAAGTCATGGAAAGCTTGACGCCGGGACAGCAGGTAATTAAAATCGTCAATGATGAACTTGTTGCTCTTTTAGGATCAGACGAGAGCCATATTGATTTTTCTGAAACTCCTCCGACAAAGATAATGCTGGTTGGACTTCAGGGAGCGGGAAAAACAACAGTTGCAGGAAAGCTTGGTCAATATCTTGCAAAACATGGTAAAAATCCATTGCTTGTTGCCTGTGACATATATAGGCCGGCGGCAATAAAGCAGCTGCAGGTGGTCGGCTCGAAGGCAAATGTGCCTGTATTTGCGATGGGTGACAAAAGCAATCCTGCGGATATTGCAAAGGCATCGCTGAGTTTTGCAGAAAAAAACAAGAACGATACCGTCATTATAGACACTGCCGGAAGGCTGCATATTGATGATGAGATGATGTCCGAATTAATAGATATAAAGGCCAGGATAAAACCGGATGAAATATTGCTTGCAATCGATTCCATGACAGGGCAGGATGCAGTCAATGTAGCTGAGAGTTTTGACTCAAAGCTTAATATAACAGGTATTATACTGACAAAGCTCGATGGAGACAGCCGTGGCGGTGCTGCACTGTCCGTAAGGGCCGTAACCGGAAAACCCATCAAATTTGCGTCGGTTGGAGAAAAGCTTACGGATATCGAAGCATTTCATCCCGACAGGATGGCGTCAAGGGTACTTGGCATGGGCGATGTGTTAAGCCTGATAGAAAAAGCACAGGAATCGATAGATGAAAAAACTGCACAGGAGCTTTCAAATAAAATGATGAAACGCGGATTCACGTTTGATGATTTCCTGAGCCAGATGCAGCAGATAAAGAAGATGGGCTCCATTAATGATCTCGTATCATTGATACCCGGTATAGATAAATCGGCCATGAAGAATGTTAAGATAGATGAAAAGGATATGGCCCATGTCGAGGCGATAATAAAGTCTATGACAAAAGAGGAGAGAGGCAATCCTTCGCTTTTAAAAAGCGGCAGCAGGAGGAAGCGGATTGCCAGGGGGAGCGGTACTAAAATCCAAGACGTCAATAAAGTCATAAAGCAGTTTGAAGAAGGTCAAAAAATGATGAAGCAGATGTCTTCGATTATAAAGAATCCTAAAAGAGGGAAGTTTAAGCTTCCGTTTTAA